Proteins encoded in a region of the Acholeplasma equirhinis genome:
- the uppS gene encoding polyprenyl diphosphate synthase, whose translation MKPLKNIPEHVAIILDGNGRWAKLRGLPRSVGHYQGGLNLVKVANAANEMGIKILSVYAFSTENWKRPQEEVDYLMTKPAEMLNENLEKFKTSTIKIQIKGRKDRIPKDLLNVFNKIEDLTKDHTGLILNICFDYGSYYEMLEAMKNTKEFTETAFNNELMIKEKVDLLIRTGGEYRLSNFMLWQAAYAELLFVKKYWPQFGKKDLYKAIKNYTKRNRRFGGVKA comes from the coding sequence ATGAAGCCGCTTAAAAATATACCAGAGCATGTCGCTATCATTTTAGATGGCAATGGCCGTTGGGCTAAATTAAGAGGATTACCAAGATCCGTTGGTCACTATCAAGGTGGCTTAAACTTGGTCAAGGTTGCAAATGCTGCAAACGAGATGGGGATTAAAATACTTTCTGTCTATGCATTTTCAACTGAAAATTGGAAACGACCTCAAGAAGAAGTCGACTACTTAATGACGAAACCAGCTGAGATGTTAAATGAAAATTTAGAAAAATTCAAAACATCTACAATTAAAATTCAAATCAAAGGTCGTAAGGACCGAATTCCTAAAGACTTACTAAATGTCTTTAATAAGATTGAAGACTTAACAAAAGACCATACAGGTTTAATTTTAAATATTTGTTTTGACTATGGTAGTTATTATGAAATGTTAGAAGCGATGAAAAACACCAAAGAATTTACAGAAACTGCTTTTAATAATGAACTGATGATTAAAGAAAAAGTCGATTTACTCATTCGCACAGGTGGCGAATATCGTCTGTCGAACTTTATGTTGTGGCAAGCTGCTTACGCAGAACTTTTATTTGTTAAAAAGTACTGGCCACAATTCGGTAAAAAAGATTTATATAAAGCAATTAAAAATTATACAAAACGTAACCGACGTTTTGGGGGAGTTAAAGCTTGA